The Pirellulimonas nuda genome includes a region encoding these proteins:
- a CDS encoding FHA domain-containing protein, which yields MKDSDDSADREARELIEGAAAKARAEQWSSALDRMEVDDIRDEESGFQGDSEAPPASGESSAIPEGLAGSVSSGATLLEGDVDLDSTQDLSTDFSVGSVSSTKSEKPAEGAGSQTSTWEPSGVSRSPATPIYRPTQRPPTAVLQVFDDNQEGSERVRIRQVPFDIGRQEGNLTIPHELQMSRRHLRIDRRSVDGQWHWVLRDLGSTNGTFVSARRVRLRNADELLLGADLVRFFQPGGPETAMLAKVAPGRYEEQVALKPGAHWIGSDASQCLPILKNNPFLDPRSLRIELDDQQQWRLYDCGCTNRVWVKIEEIKLVDGCCFQAGEQRFSFHLP from the coding sequence ATGAAAGATTCAGACGACTCCGCCGACCGCGAGGCCCGCGAACTCATCGAAGGCGCGGCGGCCAAGGCGCGCGCCGAGCAGTGGTCCAGTGCGCTCGATCGCATGGAAGTAGACGACATCCGCGACGAGGAATCGGGGTTCCAGGGAGACTCCGAGGCGCCTCCCGCCAGCGGGGAGAGCTCGGCCATCCCCGAGGGTCTGGCCGGTTCGGTCAGCAGCGGCGCTACGCTGCTCGAGGGGGACGTCGACCTCGACTCTACCCAGGACCTTTCGACCGATTTCAGCGTTGGGAGCGTCTCTTCCACCAAATCGGAGAAGCCCGCCGAGGGCGCCGGGAGCCAAACCAGCACCTGGGAGCCCAGCGGCGTGAGCCGGTCGCCGGCGACCCCCATCTACCGCCCTACGCAGCGGCCCCCGACCGCGGTTTTGCAGGTGTTCGACGACAACCAAGAGGGGTCCGAACGCGTGCGGATCCGCCAGGTGCCGTTCGATATCGGCCGGCAGGAGGGGAACCTCACCATCCCGCACGAGCTGCAGATGTCGCGGCGGCACCTGCGGATCGACCGCCGCTCGGTCGACGGCCAGTGGCACTGGGTGCTCCGCGACCTGGGCAGCACCAACGGGACGTTTGTCAGCGCCCGCCGGGTCAGGCTCCGCAACGCCGACGAGCTGCTGCTGGGCGCCGACCTGGTGCGGTTTTTCCAGCCGGGGGGCCCCGAAACAGCGATGCTCGCCAAGGTGGCGCCGGGCCGCTACGAGGAGCAGGTGGCGCTGAAGCCGGGCGCGCACTGGATTGGCTCCGACGCCAGCCAGTGCCTCCCGATCCTCAAGAACAACCCGTTCCTCGACCCCCGCAGCCTGCGGATCGAGCTGGACGACCAGCAGCAGTGGCGGTTGTACGACTGCGGTTGCACCAACCGCGTTTGGGTGAAGATCGAAGAGATCAAATTGGTCGACGGCTGCTGCTTCCAGGCCGGGGAGCAGCGGTTCAGCTTTCACCTGCCCTGA
- a CDS encoding RNA polymerase sigma factor, which produces MSSSIEGEARIVAAVAGDVDALQSLLIEHHRSLSAHIERLMPANARSAIGPEDVLQQTYLKAFKSIGRFEPRGEAAFYGWLRLIAERQLMDMCRKRNRERLSNLPAHSPGGDASSSIRGLISIAIGDGPSPGQEVMLEELQGAFQVALAGMPEHYRQVLRLRYLEDRPLAEVAEAMGTTEGAVRGMCHRARQQLREELLRLSRFV; this is translated from the coding sequence ATGAGTTCATCCATCGAAGGAGAAGCGCGGATCGTTGCGGCCGTCGCCGGCGACGTCGACGCGCTCCAGTCGCTGCTGATCGAGCACCACCGTTCGCTCTCGGCGCATATCGAGCGCTTGATGCCGGCCAACGCCCGCTCGGCGATCGGACCCGAGGACGTGCTCCAGCAGACGTACCTCAAGGCGTTCAAGTCGATCGGCCGGTTCGAACCGCGGGGCGAGGCCGCCTTCTACGGCTGGCTGAGGCTGATCGCCGAGCGGCAGTTAATGGACATGTGCCGCAAGCGGAACCGCGAGCGGCTCTCGAATCTGCCCGCGCACTCGCCGGGGGGCGACGCGTCGAGTTCGATCCGCGGCTTGATCAGCATCGCCATCGGCGACGGGCCGAGCCCGGGCCAGGAGGTGATGCTGGAGGAGCTGCAGGGCGCCTTCCAGGTGGCCCTGGCCGGGATGCCGGAGCACTACCGCCAGGTGCTGAGGCTGCGGTACCTGGAGGACCGCCCGCTGGCCGAGGTGGCCGAGGCGATGGGGACCACCGAGGGGGCGGTGCGGGGGATGTGCCACCGGGCCCGCCAGCAGCTCCGCGAAGAATTGTTGCGGCTTTCTCGTTTCGTTTAG
- a CDS encoding serine/threonine protein kinase, with protein sequence MSKTEKYLATDRLGSGPTCDVYLGRDSAGADRKVAIKRLRDDGRLNAAIREPFFAAAQRWSELTHDGLVGLYEVDRADGAVIYQPRPNTAARLLAAAPTSGERVVAWLGQTAAGLEHLHGQGLLHLNIKPTNLLVDDQDRAALIDGRCLPAAKPGELQLARGNMKYLAPEVIDADCGKIGPATDIFALGMVLLELLIGPKFDDLYRGVGVDAIDPERTWLRWQAGRDEPLPEIALQAPNAPPALQGLLARMLAKNPGHRAEQAGEILRALGVTPSPPGAAVSANQPRTTATPIGAGPLPTLQDIPGRPTAPVVLRFLGCQAEMIGVNQDVFTLGPGPDADFPMPPEVQPSGGAALRFGRGAEGWRVNSPGGAGFYLNQDFVPSSAALRSGDVVRFRPSSAGLQFTILNQNVESLAKLASQFAPRLVQQAPESDAAASAMSPTTTEPVPEASSDRWTWAVWWVAVGVLLAAALAFGQWAWFSGSDVAPVPVQPVEPTPPGANTLVIPPEIEIPVDPAPPATVDPAAADPATVDPAAADPAAIKPAPAKPKPTVPDASVLEL encoded by the coding sequence ATGTCGAAGACTGAAAAGTACTTGGCGACCGATCGATTGGGCAGCGGGCCCACGTGCGACGTGTACCTGGGCCGCGACTCTGCGGGCGCCGATCGCAAGGTCGCCATCAAGCGGCTCCGCGACGACGGCCGGCTCAACGCCGCGATCCGTGAGCCGTTCTTCGCCGCCGCGCAGCGCTGGTCGGAGCTAACCCACGACGGGTTGGTGGGGCTGTACGAGGTCGACCGCGCCGACGGGGCGGTGATCTACCAGCCGCGTCCCAACACCGCGGCGCGGCTGCTCGCCGCGGCGCCCACCAGCGGCGAACGCGTCGTTGCATGGCTAGGACAAACCGCGGCCGGACTGGAGCACCTCCACGGCCAAGGCCTGCTCCACCTGAATATCAAGCCAACCAACCTGCTCGTTGACGACCAAGACCGGGCCGCGCTCATCGACGGACGCTGCCTGCCCGCGGCAAAGCCGGGAGAGCTGCAGCTAGCCCGCGGCAATATGAAGTACCTAGCGCCGGAAGTCATCGACGCCGACTGCGGCAAGATCGGACCCGCGACAGACATCTTCGCGCTCGGGATGGTGCTGCTGGAGCTGCTGATCGGGCCCAAGTTCGACGACCTATACCGCGGCGTCGGGGTCGACGCGATCGACCCCGAGCGCACCTGGCTGCGGTGGCAGGCCGGGCGCGACGAGCCGCTGCCCGAGATCGCGTTGCAGGCCCCCAACGCCCCCCCCGCGTTGCAGGGCCTGCTCGCCCGCATGCTTGCCAAGAACCCCGGCCACCGCGCCGAGCAGGCGGGGGAGATCCTGCGGGCGCTCGGGGTAACCCCCTCGCCCCCAGGCGCGGCCGTCTCGGCCAACCAGCCACGCACCACCGCGACCCCGATTGGCGCCGGCCCGCTCCCCACGCTGCAAGACATCCCGGGGCGCCCCACGGCGCCGGTCGTGCTGCGGTTCTTGGGCTGCCAAGCAGAGATGATCGGCGTTAACCAAGACGTCTTCACGCTCGGCCCCGGCCCAGACGCCGACTTTCCGATGCCCCCGGAGGTGCAGCCGTCTGGCGGCGCGGCGTTGCGGTTCGGCCGCGGGGCAGAGGGGTGGCGGGTCAACAGCCCGGGGGGGGCCGGGTTTTATTTGAACCAAGACTTTGTCCCTTCATCCGCGGCGCTCCGCTCGGGCGACGTCGTCCGCTTCCGCCCCTCGAGCGCGGGGCTGCAGTTCACCATCCTGAACCAGAACGTAGAGTCGCTGGCGAAGCTGGCCAGCCAGTTCGCCCCCCGGCTCGTCCAGCAGGCGCCCGAATCAGACGCCGCCGCGTCGGCCATGAGCCCGACGACCACCGAGCCGGTGCCCGAAGCGTCGTCCGACCGCTGGACGTGGGCCGTGTGGTGGGTTGCCGTGGGCGTGTTGCTGGCCGCGGCGTTGGCGTTCGGCCAATGGGCCTGGTTCTCGGGGAGCGACGTCGCACCGGTCCCCGTGCAGCCCGTCGAGCCGACGCCCCCCGGCGCCAACACGCTGGTCATCCCTCCCGAGATCGAGATCCCGGTCGACCCGGCGCCCCCAGCCACGGTCGATCCAGCAGCGGCAGATCCAGCGACGGTCGATCCGGCCGCGGCAGATCCAGCCGCGATCAAACCTGCGCCCGCCAAACCCAAGCCGACCGTCCCCGACGCATCCGTGCTCGAACTCTAA
- a CDS encoding rhodanese-like domain-containing protein: MRTVTPQGLKDMQDAGQKFVLVNTLPADHFEQTKIVGAVNIPESDSDFVDRVKKQAGNKHETVVVYCANSDCDSSTRGARMLEDAGFTHVIDFESGADGWKNAGLQETVSA, translated from the coding sequence ATGCGTACCGTCACCCCTCAGGGGCTCAAGGACATGCAAGACGCCGGGCAGAAGTTCGTGTTGGTCAACACGCTGCCCGCGGACCACTTCGAACAAACCAAGATCGTCGGCGCGGTGAACATCCCGGAATCGGACAGCGACTTTGTCGACCGCGTCAAGAAGCAGGCGGGCAACAAGCACGAGACGGTGGTCGTGTACTGCGCCAACTCAGATTGCGACTCGTCGACGCGCGGGGCTCGCATGCTCGAAGACGCCGGCTTTACCCACGTGATCGACTTCGAGTCGGGCGCCGACGGGTGGAAGAACGCGGGGCTGCAAGAGACGGTCAGCGCGTGA
- a CDS encoding tetratricopeptide repeat protein, producing MLNVCYRIFLAAGLLVSAPVCAADFAGAIALQDRGLHDLAAKEWQAIIDADPDGPEVARARYNLAVCRFSLGAFDEAAGLFETVVDNSGDESLVEPALANLGLAYFNQSPGPTLNEPAMRAALESFDNLIRRFPKSKFVDQSRFYRGETLAALGQLGPAAEAFRGFLKSSPDGDLARRARLRLAATLVDAGEPQQALSAYDALLSSAGLDNASRGEALMGRGAARLALDQFLPAAQDFEAAAKLPGAPEADYALERQGFCLYRAEKFEEAAAAYKALVEKHAQSPLAADARLAAGKCCFLAERYGEAARWFSAAWKAAPWPDSAEAAHWHCQALLKEKRPDLALKQADAALATGPAADWKNKLLMDRADGLAGAEKTEATKVVAAYLAVADDAPQGALAPRALYLAATAAMSADQFAEAQRLADRLLKQFPNDPLAERAAEAAGAARLAAARKLITQGKNDEAAALLAGSDGAASPQKAMMVATALFGAGKHREALEALDGANADEPQALYLRGAALAALERPQDAASAFEKVIRNHPDSDVTQQAMYQRALLARAAGDDQLAVRLFERAAASKKSPVLAAEARYQLGDVAYTLGELDRAEAAFALAAEQAADADLKEQALHLLGWSRYRQEKFAPAAEAFTGQLALAPQGGLAADAKVMLGECRFGAKDYAAAIKAYREALGPGGSPRAELASLAALHAGQSAGQLGQWEESLSLLDEAQQRHGQSPQADEISYERAWALVKLGRSGEAMPVFQTLAEKNDAPLSARSKFMIGELQFAEKQYEPAVRTFFQVAYGYGAPQSPVEYQPWQAEALFEAARCLEQLERQQAADKLLGELVTRFPDHAKTREARAILAKRPQ from the coding sequence ATGCTCAACGTTTGCTATCGGATCTTTCTCGCGGCGGGACTGCTGGTCTCGGCGCCGGTGTGCGCCGCGGATTTCGCCGGCGCCATCGCCCTGCAGGACCGCGGCCTGCATGATTTGGCCGCGAAAGAGTGGCAGGCGATTATCGACGCCGACCCCGACGGCCCGGAGGTGGCCCGGGCGCGTTACAACCTGGCGGTCTGCCGCTTTTCGCTGGGGGCGTTCGACGAGGCGGCCGGCCTCTTCGAGACGGTCGTGGACAACTCTGGCGACGAATCGCTCGTCGAGCCTGCCCTGGCGAACTTGGGGCTCGCCTACTTCAACCAGTCTCCGGGGCCGACGCTCAATGAACCGGCCATGCGGGCCGCGTTAGAGTCGTTCGACAACCTCATCCGGCGTTTTCCCAAGAGCAAGTTTGTCGACCAGTCTCGCTTCTACCGCGGCGAGACCCTGGCGGCGCTGGGGCAGCTCGGGCCCGCCGCGGAAGCATTCCGCGGCTTCCTGAAGTCCAGCCCCGATGGCGACTTGGCCCGCCGCGCGAGGCTGAGGCTCGCCGCGACGCTGGTGGACGCGGGAGAGCCTCAGCAGGCGCTGAGCGCCTACGACGCGTTGCTCTCGTCCGCCGGCCTAGACAACGCCTCGCGGGGCGAGGCGCTGATGGGCCGCGGCGCCGCCCGGCTGGCGCTCGACCAGTTCCTGCCGGCGGCGCAAGACTTCGAGGCCGCCGCCAAGTTGCCCGGCGCTCCGGAGGCCGACTACGCGCTCGAGCGGCAGGGCTTCTGCCTCTACCGCGCTGAGAAATTCGAGGAAGCGGCCGCGGCCTACAAGGCCCTGGTCGAGAAGCACGCGCAATCGCCGCTGGCGGCGGACGCCCGGCTCGCGGCGGGCAAGTGCTGCTTCCTCGCGGAGAGGTACGGCGAAGCGGCCCGTTGGTTCTCGGCGGCCTGGAAAGCAGCGCCCTGGCCGGACTCGGCCGAAGCGGCCCACTGGCACTGTCAGGCGCTCTTAAAAGAGAAACGCCCCGACCTCGCCCTCAAGCAGGCCGACGCGGCGCTGGCCACCGGCCCGGCGGCGGATTGGAAGAACAAGCTGCTAATGGACCGCGCAGACGGCCTGGCCGGCGCAGAGAAGACCGAGGCGACCAAGGTCGTGGCCGCGTACCTGGCCGTGGCCGACGACGCCCCGCAGGGGGCGCTGGCGCCCCGGGCGCTCTACCTGGCCGCCACGGCGGCGATGAGCGCCGATCAGTTCGCCGAGGCCCAGCGTCTGGCCGACCGGCTGCTCAAGCAGTTCCCCAACGACCCGCTGGCGGAGCGCGCGGCCGAAGCGGCCGGCGCCGCGCGGTTGGCCGCCGCAAGAAAGCTAATTACCCAGGGCAAGAACGACGAGGCCGCGGCGCTGCTCGCCGGTTCGGACGGCGCGGCCAGCCCACAAAAGGCGATGATGGTTGCCACCGCCCTGTTCGGCGCGGGCAAGCACCGCGAGGCGCTCGAGGCGCTCGACGGCGCCAACGCCGACGAGCCGCAGGCCCTGTACCTGCGGGGCGCGGCGCTCGCGGCGCTCGAACGCCCGCAAGACGCGGCTTCGGCGTTTGAGAAGGTGATCCGAAACCATCCCGATTCGGACGTCACCCAGCAGGCGATGTACCAGCGGGCGCTGCTCGCCCGCGCCGCCGGCGACGACCAGCTAGCCGTGCGGCTGTTCGAACGCGCCGCGGCCAGCAAGAAGTCGCCCGTGCTCGCGGCCGAGGCCCGCTACCAGCTAGGCGACGTTGCCTACACGTTGGGCGAGCTCGATCGGGCCGAGGCCGCCTTTGCGCTCGCTGCGGAGCAAGCCGCCGACGCCGACCTCAAAGAGCAAGCGCTGCACTTGCTCGGTTGGTCACGCTACCGCCAAGAGAAGTTCGCCCCCGCGGCCGAAGCGTTTACGGGGCAGCTCGCTCTCGCCCCCCAAGGGGGCTTGGCCGCGGACGCCAAGGTGATGCTGGGCGAGTGCCGGTTTGGCGCCAAGGACTACGCCGCGGCGATCAAGGCGTACCGCGAGGCGTTGGGCCCGGGGGGATCGCCCCGCGCGGAGCTGGCCTCGCTGGCCGCGCTGCACGCCGGGCAATCGGCCGGTCAGCTCGGGCAGTGGGAGGAGAGCCTGTCGCTGCTGGACGAGGCCCAGCAGCGCCACGGCCAGTCGCCCCAGGCGGACGAGATCTCCTACGAGCGGGCATGGGCGCTGGTCAAGCTGGGACGGAGCGGCGAAGCGATGCCGGTGTTCCAGACGCTCGCCGAGAAGAACGACGCCCCGCTTTCGGCACGCTCGAAGTTCATGATCGGCGAGCTCCAGTTCGCCGAGAAGCAGTACGAGCCCGCCGTTCGCACCTTCTTTCAGGTCGCCTACGGCTACGGGGCCCCCCAGTCGCCTGTCGAGTATCAACCGTGGCAGGCAGAAGCCTTGTTCGAGGCGGCGCGTTGCCTCGAGCAGCTAGAACGACAACAGGCGGCGGACAAATTACTTGGCGAGCTGGTGACGCGTTTCCCCGATCACGCCAAGACTCGGGAGGCGCGAGCGATCCTCGCCAAGCGACCCCAGTAG
- a CDS encoding Hsp70 family protein yields MASLPPTPNEPPAPNDPPPGSGSPDPPAIGIDLGTTTCAVARLSSAGVECFPLEGESPLVPSVLYIGDHIEVGQKAIDLGLDNPDAVVEAFKRDMGEPHFNRKIRAHWVPPEVLSAMMLDEIRERASRHIGEINEVVITVPAYFDERRRKATLEAGRLAGLRVMDIINEPVAAALAEIHHAGRLDGSHGVPAKIMVYDLGGGTFDVSVLEVAGDEMTTLASDGDVRLGGRDFDERLVDYVAEKFLKQHNIDPRADFGFVQRLWSLVQRAKHQLSDADSTVIKCAFAGMELDVKIDRARFEHLIEPLLERTIATSIDALEQAGLAWSQLDEILLVGGSSRIPFVAKKLAEASGKAPRLCHEPDLAVAKGAALFAAMKTSKTLAPFRVINVNAHSLGIAGVNVRTGEPINRILIPRNSRLPASKRQKFVTRTGQQRTVEIKIVEGESENPDYCVPVGKCIVTLSPDLPAQTEVFVTCRYSNNGTVSVSGLVPATHQAAHVEIRRDAFMDLESLPVWRDRLLRGVTAPSVVTADLPLAPKVAMPDPLDRPQVVRRIDYLCQQIGQGALDAAPPPALAPLQKQVVSARREYVAVQHLLGRVRSAMAVEQDRLEKSKLQSSAAALRNYLGEVETYFIYSRIAMGSACIREGAVPEALHAEADEARTLTAAVAGWVDE; encoded by the coding sequence ATGGCGTCTTTGCCCCCAACGCCCAACGAGCCCCCAGCCCCCAACGACCCGCCCCCCGGCTCGGGATCGCCCGATCCCCCCGCGATCGGCATCGACCTGGGCACTACCACCTGCGCGGTGGCGCGGCTTTCGAGCGCCGGGGTCGAGTGCTTCCCGCTTGAGGGGGAAAGCCCGCTGGTGCCCAGCGTGCTGTACATCGGCGACCACATTGAAGTAGGCCAGAAGGCGATCGACCTGGGGCTCGACAACCCGGACGCCGTGGTCGAGGCATTCAAGCGGGACATGGGAGAGCCGCACTTCAACCGCAAGATCCGCGCGCATTGGGTCCCGCCGGAAGTGCTCAGCGCGATGATGCTCGACGAGATCCGCGAGCGCGCCTCGCGCCATATCGGCGAGATCAACGAGGTCGTCATCACCGTCCCGGCGTACTTCGACGAACGCCGCCGGAAGGCGACCCTGGAAGCGGGGCGGCTGGCCGGGCTGCGGGTGATGGACATCATCAACGAGCCCGTGGCGGCCGCCCTAGCGGAGATCCACCACGCCGGCCGGCTGGACGGCTCGCACGGCGTGCCGGCCAAGATCATGGTCTACGACCTGGGGGGAGGGACGTTCGACGTGTCGGTCCTCGAGGTCGCCGGCGACGAGATGACCACCCTCGCCTCGGACGGCGACGTGCGGCTGGGCGGGCGCGACTTTGACGAGAGGCTCGTCGACTACGTGGCCGAGAAGTTCCTCAAGCAGCACAACATCGACCCACGCGCCGACTTCGGCTTTGTTCAGAGGCTGTGGTCGCTGGTCCAACGGGCCAAGCACCAGTTGTCCGACGCGGACTCGACCGTCATCAAGTGCGCGTTCGCCGGCATGGAACTCGACGTCAAGATCGACCGGGCCCGCTTCGAGCACCTGATCGAGCCGCTGCTGGAGCGGACCATCGCTACGTCGATCGACGCGCTCGAACAGGCGGGCCTGGCGTGGTCTCAGCTCGACGAGATCTTGTTGGTGGGGGGGTCGAGCCGCATCCCGTTCGTCGCCAAGAAGCTGGCCGAGGCGTCGGGCAAGGCGCCGCGGCTGTGCCACGAGCCCGACCTGGCGGTGGCGAAGGGGGCAGCGCTGTTCGCGGCGATGAAGACGTCGAAGACCCTGGCGCCGTTCCGGGTGATCAACGTCAACGCGCACAGCCTGGGGATCGCGGGGGTAAACGTCCGCACCGGCGAGCCCATCAACCGCATCCTGATCCCGCGCAACTCTCGGCTGCCCGCCAGCAAGCGGCAGAAGTTCGTCACGCGTACGGGGCAGCAGCGCACGGTCGAGATCAAGATTGTGGAGGGAGAGAGCGAGAACCCCGACTACTGCGTCCCGGTGGGCAAGTGCATCGTGACGCTCAGCCCCGACCTCCCCGCGCAGACCGAGGTGTTCGTCACCTGCCGGTACAGCAACAACGGCACCGTATCGGTGTCTGGGCTGGTCCCGGCGACGCACCAGGCCGCCCACGTCGAGATCCGCCGCGACGCGTTCATGGACCTCGAGTCGCTCCCCGTGTGGCGCGACCGGCTGCTCCGCGGCGTGACGGCGCCCTCGGTGGTGACCGCCGACCTGCCGCTGGCGCCCAAGGTGGCGATGCCCGACCCGCTCGACCGGCCCCAAGTGGTGCGGCGGATCGACTACCTCTGTCAGCAGATCGGCCAAGGCGCCCTCGACGCCGCGCCCCCACCCGCGCTCGCGCCGCTGCAGAAACAGGTGGTAAGCGCGCGACGCGAGTACGTGGCGGTGCAGCACCTGCTGGGCCGGGTCCGCTCCGCCATGGCGGTGGAGCAAGACCGACTCGAGAAATCGAAGCTACAGTCCTCGGCCGCGGCCTTGCGGAACTACCTGGGGGAGGTGGAGACGTACTTCATCTACTCCCGGATCGCGATGGGGTCGGCCTGCATCCGAGAAGGCGCCGTTCCAGAAGCACTGCACGCCGAAGCAGACGAGGCCCGAACCCTGACGGCCGCGGTGGCCGGCTGGGTAGACGAATAG
- a CDS encoding MotA/TolQ/ExbB proton channel family protein: MNRIAILLVCLAGALVAPAQAQPPDPSRLAEQALAPPAAEAAEAEPGDAASLNYLELLLSGGPLMIPIGLLSLLVLAIGLERWIGLRRRAVAPRGLFAGLRRLADDGAIDPRLAYALCQRYPSSAARVTQAMLLKTGRPQSEVEHAVSEASQREADRLYSNVRTLNMAAAVAPLLGLLGTVWGMIQSFFATANLPIGSNKGQALAEGIYVALVTTLAGLAVAIPAAVLAHMFEGRILRMLRDTQDFLAEIIPQLDRYEGKLRLDPRDLASGGPRRQPTDLPHPVPAPHADVRSAT; this comes from the coding sequence ATGAATCGGATCGCAATCTTGTTGGTCTGCTTGGCGGGCGCGTTGGTCGCCCCTGCTCAGGCCCAGCCCCCCGACCCCTCTCGGCTGGCCGAACAAGCGCTCGCGCCCCCTGCGGCAGAAGCCGCGGAGGCCGAGCCGGGGGACGCTGCCTCGCTCAACTACCTCGAGCTGCTGCTCAGCGGCGGCCCGCTGATGATCCCCATCGGGCTGCTGTCGCTGCTGGTGCTGGCGATCGGTCTAGAGCGGTGGATCGGCCTGCGGCGGCGCGCGGTGGCCCCGCGGGGGCTGTTCGCAGGGCTCCGCCGGCTGGCGGACGACGGCGCCATCGACCCCCGCTTGGCGTACGCGCTGTGCCAACGCTACCCGTCGTCGGCGGCGCGTGTCACCCAAGCGATGCTGCTGAAGACCGGGCGGCCGCAGAGCGAGGTTGAGCACGCGGTCAGCGAAGCCTCGCAACGCGAGGCCGACCGGCTCTACAGCAACGTCCGCACGCTGAACATGGCGGCCGCGGTGGCGCCGCTGCTGGGGCTGCTGGGGACGGTCTGGGGGATGATCCAGTCGTTCTTCGCCACCGCGAACCTGCCGATCGGCTCGAACAAGGGGCAGGCGCTGGCCGAGGGGATCTACGTGGCGTTGGTGACCACGCTCGCCGGGCTGGCGGTGGCGATCCCCGCCGCGGTGCTGGCCCACATGTTCGAGGGACGCATCCTGCGGATGCTGCGAGACACGCAAGACTTCTTGGCGGAGATCATCCCGCAGCTCGACCGCTACGAGGGGAAGCTCAGGCTCGACCCACGCGATCTAGCGAGCGGCGGACCCCGCCGCCAGCCGACCGACCTCCCCCACCCTGTCCCCGCCCCCCATGCAGACGTCCGCTCGGCGACGTAA
- a CDS encoding ExbD/TolR family protein: MAVSIQKGRSVGVLSMTPLIDVVFLLLIFFLVASRFEQEERDMEVNLPRASQATPTIFPGKEIFVNLTPTGDFFVDGQRLDVRGLRAKLQAANDSNPGRQRVTIRADQDSRTGSLVAVMDACNQARIKNYTIATE, from the coding sequence ATGGCAGTAAGCATCCAAAAAGGCAGGTCCGTAGGCGTGCTCAGCATGACGCCGCTGATCGATGTCGTGTTCTTGCTGCTGATCTTCTTCCTGGTCGCATCGCGGTTTGAGCAAGAAGAACGCGATATGGAAGTGAACCTGCCCAGGGCCAGCCAGGCCACGCCGACGATCTTCCCGGGGAAGGAGATCTTCGTGAACCTGACGCCGACGGGTGATTTTTTCGTCGACGGCCAGAGGCTCGACGTCCGGGGCCTGCGCGCCAAACTCCAGGCGGCCAACGACTCGAACCCTGGGAGGCAACGCGTCACGATCCGGGCCGACCAGGACAGCCGGACAGGCTCGCTGGTGGCGGTGATGGACGCCTGCAACCAGGCGAGGATCAAGAACTACACGATCGCCACCGAGTAA